One region of Azoarcus sp. CIB genomic DNA includes:
- a CDS encoding LysR family transcriptional regulator, producing the protein MPVDNNVTLRQLRYFIAAAETGQFSMAATRAHVSQSAITNAVLLLEESLGVRLFDRKPHGVGLTAEGHGFYRRTRDILDSLEDALREPRFQAHHLKGAIRIGASYTVLGYFLPPLLARFRANYPDVELDLNDMNREAIEAGVAAGDIELGVVILSNVVERERFGHHVLLRSRRQLWTSAAHPLLQKDNAALADVAAYPYIQVTVDEGELSTQRYWAAKGIQPDIAFRTGSVEALRGLVAHGFGVTILSDMVYRPWSLEGKKIEARPILDVVPDMEVGLIWRHDGALERPADAFRQFLIQACGS; encoded by the coding sequence ATGCCGGTCGACAACAACGTCACCCTGCGCCAGCTGCGCTACTTCATCGCCGCCGCGGAGACCGGCCAGTTCTCGATGGCCGCCACACGCGCCCACGTCTCGCAATCGGCCATCACCAATGCGGTGCTGCTCCTGGAAGAATCGCTGGGCGTACGCCTGTTCGACCGCAAGCCGCACGGCGTCGGCCTCACCGCGGAGGGGCACGGCTTCTATCGACGCACGCGCGACATCCTCGACTCGCTCGAAGACGCCCTGCGCGAACCGCGCTTCCAGGCCCACCACCTGAAAGGCGCGATCCGCATCGGTGCTTCCTACACCGTGCTCGGATATTTCCTGCCCCCGCTACTCGCCCGCTTTCGCGCGAATTATCCGGACGTCGAACTGGACCTCAACGACATGAACCGCGAAGCGATCGAAGCCGGGGTCGCGGCCGGCGACATCGAGCTGGGCGTGGTGATCCTGTCCAACGTCGTCGAGCGCGAACGCTTCGGCCACCACGTGCTGCTGCGCTCCCGCCGCCAGCTATGGACTTCGGCCGCCCACCCGCTCCTGCAGAAAGACAACGCGGCCCTCGCCGACGTCGCTGCCTATCCCTACATCCAGGTCACCGTCGATGAAGGCGAACTGTCGACGCAGCGTTATTGGGCAGCCAAGGGCATTCAGCCCGACATCGCGTTTCGCACCGGTTCGGTCGAAGCGCTGCGCGGGCTCGTCGCGCACGGCTTCGGCGTCACTATCCTGTCGGACATGGTGTACCGGCCGTGGTCGCTGGAAGGCAAGAAGATCGAGGCCCGCCCCATCCTCGATGTGGTACCCGACATGGAAGTCGGGCTGATCTGGAGGCACGACGGCGCGCTGGAACGACCCGCCGACGCGTTCAGGCAGTTCCTGATACAGGCTTGCGGGAGCTGA
- a CDS encoding CaiB/BaiF CoA-transferase family protein produces MAGPLHGIRVVEMAGLGPGPFCGMMLADMGADVICIERKPSAAQSDFDKLKRTVTDRGRRSVALDMKKEGAAGLVLRLVETADVLIEGFRPGVMERLGLGPDICLARNPRLVYGRMTGWGQQGPLSHTAGHDINYIAISGALGAMGYADRPPTPPLHLVGDMGGGGMMLAFGIVCALLEAKTSGQGQVIDAAISDGTASLASMYYGMRAREQWSRQRADNLLDGGAHFYGCYECADGRHIAIGAIEPQFYRLLLELCQIDDPAFADQWNKQAWPELREKLCRIFLRRSQDEWRALLEGTDACFAPVLDFDQALAHPHHRARNTFIDIDGIAQPAPAPRFSRTPGSAGRLPESAGQHTREVLAEAGFSPAELADLAAAGII; encoded by the coding sequence ATGGCTGGCCCCCTGCATGGCATTCGCGTCGTCGAGATGGCCGGACTGGGCCCCGGGCCCTTCTGTGGAATGATGCTGGCGGACATGGGCGCCGACGTCATCTGCATCGAACGCAAACCCTCGGCCGCCCAAAGCGACTTCGACAAGCTGAAGCGGACCGTGACCGACCGGGGGCGCCGTTCGGTCGCGCTGGACATGAAGAAGGAAGGCGCCGCCGGGCTGGTACTGCGCCTGGTGGAAACCGCCGACGTCCTGATCGAGGGCTTTCGTCCCGGCGTGATGGAGCGCCTCGGCTTGGGACCCGACATCTGCCTGGCGCGCAACCCCCGCCTGGTCTATGGCCGCATGACGGGCTGGGGCCAGCAGGGGCCGCTGTCCCACACCGCCGGGCACGACATCAACTACATCGCGATCAGCGGCGCCCTGGGCGCCATGGGTTATGCCGATCGCCCCCCGACGCCGCCCCTGCATCTGGTCGGCGACATGGGCGGCGGCGGCATGATGCTCGCGTTCGGCATCGTCTGCGCCCTGCTCGAAGCGAAAACCTCGGGCCAGGGACAGGTGATCGATGCCGCCATCTCGGACGGCACCGCCAGCCTTGCCAGCATGTATTACGGCATGCGCGCCAGGGAGCAGTGGAGCAGGCAACGGGCCGACAATCTGCTGGACGGAGGCGCGCACTTCTACGGCTGTTACGAATGCGCCGACGGTCGCCATATCGCCATCGGCGCGATCGAGCCCCAGTTCTATCGCCTGCTGCTCGAATTGTGCCAAATCGATGATCCGGCCTTTGCCGACCAATGGAACAAGCAAGCCTGGCCGGAATTGCGGGAAAAGCTGTGCCGGATATTCCTACGCCGCAGCCAGGATGAATGGCGCGCCCTGCTGGAGGGAACGGATGCCTGCTTCGCCCCCGTGCTCGACTTCGACCAGGCCCTGGCGCATCCGCACCACCGCGCGCGCAATACCTTCATCGACATCGACGGCATCGCCCAGCCGGCGCCCGCCCCCCGTTTCAGCCGCACGCCCGGCAGCGCGGGCCGCCTGCCGGAAAGCGCCGGACAGCACACCCGGGAAGTTCTGGCCGAGGCGGGTTTCTCTCCCGCCGAACTGGCCGACCTTGCCGCCGCAGGGATCATCTGA
- a CDS encoding transposase, which yields MQGASHVCSIGNSRCAFVCRPPRCGIGGCDDSERALIEHIDFNMMYRWFVGLSMDEPMWDHSTFSANRDRLLKENIMRRFFDGVLALTEWADLVSDEHFSVDGSLLRAWDSGKNMAARDGFDEPPGPD from the coding sequence ATGCAGGGGGCCAGCCATGTGTGCTCCATTGGAAATAGTCGATGTGCCTTTGTATGCCGGCCGCCCCGTTGCGGCATCGGCGGATGCGACGATTCGGAGCGCGCGCTGATCGAACACATCGACTTCAACATGATGTATCGCTGGTTCGTCGGGCTGAGCATGGACGAACCGATGTGGGACCACTCGACGTTTAGCGCCAATCGAGACCGCCTGCTCAAGGAGAACATCATGCGGCGCTTCTTCGATGGCGTCCTGGCCCTCACGGAGTGGGCCGATTTGGTGTCCGACGAGCACTTCAGCGTGGACGGCTCGCTGCTGCGTGCTTGGGACTCGGGCAAGAATATGGCTGCGCGGGATGGTTTCGATGAGCCGCCGGGGCCGGATTAG
- a CDS encoding FAD-binding protein — translation MAVLVIAEHDNQSIKTATLNAVTAAQAVGADIHVLVAGSGCSTAAQAAAAISAVAKVLVCDAAQYEAQTAENVAELVRALAADYSHVFAAATSAGKNMLPRVAALLDVAQISDIVAVESADTFVRPIYAGNALATVKSTDRVKVVTVRTAAFDAAPLGGSAPIEVVPAAKDLGLTRVVGRELTKSERPELGAAKIIVSGGRGLGNGENYRTLLEPLADKLGAALGASRAAVDAGFVPNDFQVGQTGKIVAPQVYIAIGISGAIQHLAGMKDSRLIVAINKDPEAPIFQVADYGLVADLFAAVPELTASL, via the coding sequence ATGGCCGTCCTCGTCATTGCGGAACACGACAACCAGTCGATCAAGACCGCGACTCTCAACGCCGTGACCGCCGCGCAGGCGGTCGGAGCGGACATCCACGTCCTGGTCGCGGGCAGCGGCTGCTCCACCGCCGCCCAAGCCGCCGCCGCCATCAGCGCCGTCGCGAAGGTGTTGGTATGCGACGCGGCCCAGTACGAAGCACAGACCGCCGAGAACGTTGCCGAGCTCGTGCGTGCGCTCGCCGCCGACTACAGTCACGTCTTCGCCGCGGCAACCAGCGCCGGGAAGAACATGCTGCCGCGCGTCGCCGCACTGCTCGACGTCGCGCAGATCTCCGACATTGTCGCGGTCGAATCGGCCGACACCTTCGTGCGACCGATCTACGCCGGCAATGCGCTAGCGACCGTCAAGAGCACCGACCGCGTGAAGGTCGTGACCGTGCGCACCGCGGCGTTCGACGCCGCGCCGCTCGGCGGCTCCGCGCCGATCGAGGTCGTGCCCGCCGCGAAGGACCTGGGCCTGACCCGTGTCGTCGGCCGCGAACTCACGAAGAGTGAGCGCCCCGAACTCGGTGCCGCCAAGATCATCGTCTCCGGTGGCCGGGGGCTGGGTAACGGCGAGAACTACCGCACCCTGCTCGAGCCGCTCGCGGACAAGCTAGGCGCCGCGCTCGGAGCGAGCCGCGCCGCGGTCGACGCGGGCTTCGTCCCCAACGACTTCCAGGTCGGCCAGACCGGCAAGATCGTCGCGCCCCAGGTCTACATCGCGATCGGCATCTCCGGCGCCATCCAGCATCTGGCGGGCATGAAGGATTCCAGGCTGATCGTCGCGATCAACAAGGACCCCGAGGCGCCGATCTTTCAGGTTGCGGACTA
- a CDS encoding SDR family oxidoreductase gives MANNMETATGTRGRLQDKVAVITGGASGIGRASALFFLDQGAQVVIADLNPVTAEETLALAAQKGHAKSIRFLRTDVSREEDIEAAVALALDDFGRLDCFFSNAGAGGTMAPVTETPIEDWDRTIALLLRSVFLGIKHAGNAMKRQGCGGSIINTSSTAGLNAGSGPAAYSAAKAGVVNLTQSAAVELAPARIRVNNIAPGGIFTPLIRGAKNEQEMLAFMKGRLPWPSVGLPEDIAHAAVFLASDESRFCTGTTLLIDGGLLAWGPGLFPFGGIYSEDRSFSAGNIGQG, from the coding sequence ATGGCTAACAACATGGAAACAGCAACAGGAACACGCGGCCGCCTGCAGGACAAGGTCGCCGTCATCACCGGCGGCGCCAGCGGCATAGGGCGCGCTTCGGCGCTGTTCTTCCTCGACCAGGGCGCCCAGGTCGTCATCGCCGACCTCAACCCCGTCACCGCCGAGGAGACGCTGGCTTTGGCCGCGCAAAAGGGACACGCCAAATCGATTCGTTTCCTGCGTACCGACGTTTCCCGCGAGGAAGACATCGAAGCGGCGGTTGCCTTGGCCCTGGACGATTTCGGCCGGCTCGACTGTTTTTTCAGCAATGCGGGCGCGGGCGGAACCATGGCCCCTGTCACCGAAACGCCGATCGAGGATTGGGACCGAACCATTGCCCTGCTGCTGCGCTCGGTCTTCCTCGGCATCAAGCACGCCGGCAATGCCATGAAACGCCAAGGCTGCGGCGGCTCGATCATCAACACATCATCCACCGCCGGGCTGAACGCCGGCAGCGGGCCGGCCGCCTATTCCGCAGCGAAGGCAGGGGTCGTCAACCTGACTCAAAGCGCCGCCGTCGAACTCGCCCCGGCCCGCATCCGGGTCAACAACATCGCACCGGGAGGAATCTTTACGCCCCTGATCCGCGGCGCAAAAAACGAGCAGGAAATGCTCGCCTTCATGAAAGGCCGCCTGCCCTGGCCCTCGGTCGGCCTGCCCGAGGACATCGCTCATGCCGCAGTGTTCCTGGCGAGCGACGAATCGCGCTTTTGCACCGGAACGACCCTGCTCATCGACGGCGGCCTGCTGGCGTGGGGACCCGGCCTGTTCCCCTTCGGCGGCATCTACAGCGAGGACCGCAGTTTCAGCGCCGGCAACATCGGCCAGGGCTGA
- a CDS encoding indolepyruvate ferredoxin oxidoreductase family protein, protein MNSPLSAEARDALLSVTLEDKYTQESGRIYLSGTQALARLPMLQKERDRRAGLNTGGYISGYRGSPLGGLDMALWKAKKHLASHDVVFQPGLNEDLAATAVWGTQQVNLYPNAQRDGVFGMWYGKGPGVDRSADVLKHANAAGTSPHGGVLMLAGDDHAAKSSSVAHQSEHLLIACGIPVLYPANVQEYLDFGLHGWAMSRYSGLWVSMKCVTDVVESTASVEIDPDRLQIVIPDGFAMPDGGLNIRWPDTPLAQEARMLDYKWYAALEYVRANKLNRIVIDSPDARFGIMAAGKAYLDVRQALADLGLDDDACRRIGIRLFKVGCVWPLDAHDARAFATGLEEILVVEEKRQILEYALKEELYNWRDDVRPRVYGKFDERDNSGGEWSVPRGQWLLPARYELSPAIIAKAIAARLERVGLPEDLRARVFARIDVIEGKEREAARPRVTVERKPWFCSGCPHNTSTRVPEGSRALAGIGCHYMAMWMDRRTETFTQMGGEGVSWLGQMHFSGDKHVFVNLGDGTYFHSGLLAIRAAIAAKATLTYKILYNDAVAMTGGQPVDGVLTVPQIAQQVSAEGASRVLIVSDEPEKYAMRAGLPDAVTVHHRDELDALQLELRESSGVSVLIYDQTCATEKRRRRKRGDYPDPARRAFINPAVCEGCGDCSVVSNCLSVEPLETPLGTKRKINQSGCNKDFSCLKGFCPSFVTAEGAQLRKPAARESAPVTAAEALPEPALPGLDKPCGIVVTGVGGTGVVTIGALLGMAAHLEQKGVTVLDMTGLAQKGGAVLSHVQIAATPAAIHATRIATGEADVLIGCDEIVSASAEALSKVRQGRTRAVVNSAQTPAAEFLSNPDWKFPGAAAEGDIRASVGDACEFIDANALALRLLGDTIYANPLVLGFAWQKGWIPVGKAALLRAIELNGVSVEKNRQAFEWGRLAAHDAGKLPVADASGRGEAVVLAMPESLDRLIERRVRLLTDYQNAAYGERYRKAVARVREAERAVVGQGRLALTEAVARNLAKLMAYKDEYEVARLHSAPEFLAQLREQFEGELGRDYRLNFHLAPPLFAKRGVDGLPQKRAYGPWMMRTFRLLSRFKGLRGTALDPFGRSAERRQERELVKDYFVFIDRICDGLSRDRLDVAIELARVPEQIRGYGHVKERSMAGATKRREELQARFEAGRSERAA, encoded by the coding sequence ATGAACTCACCGTTGTCTGCCGAGGCGAGAGATGCACTGCTTTCGGTCACGCTGGAGGACAAGTACACCCAGGAGTCCGGACGCATCTACCTGAGCGGTACGCAGGCCTTGGCGCGCCTGCCCATGCTGCAGAAGGAGCGCGACCGGCGCGCCGGGCTGAACACCGGCGGCTACATTTCGGGCTATCGCGGCTCGCCGCTGGGTGGGCTGGACATGGCGCTGTGGAAGGCGAAAAAGCATCTTGCCTCCCATGACGTAGTCTTTCAGCCCGGCCTCAACGAAGACCTCGCCGCGACCGCCGTCTGGGGCACGCAGCAGGTGAATCTCTACCCCAACGCCCAACGCGACGGGGTATTCGGGATGTGGTACGGCAAGGGGCCGGGCGTGGACCGCTCGGCCGACGTGCTGAAGCACGCGAACGCCGCAGGGACCTCGCCCCATGGCGGCGTGCTGATGCTCGCCGGCGATGACCATGCGGCGAAGTCGTCGTCGGTCGCGCATCAATCGGAGCACCTGTTGATCGCCTGTGGCATTCCGGTGCTGTACCCGGCGAACGTGCAGGAATATCTCGACTTCGGCCTGCATGGCTGGGCGATGAGCCGCTACTCGGGATTGTGGGTGTCGATGAAGTGCGTCACCGATGTCGTCGAGTCGACCGCATCGGTCGAGATCGACCCGGACCGCCTGCAGATCGTCATTCCGGATGGCTTCGCAATGCCTGACGGCGGGCTCAATATCCGCTGGCCGGATACGCCGCTCGCGCAGGAAGCGCGCATGCTCGATTACAAGTGGTATGCGGCGCTCGAATACGTCCGCGCGAACAAGCTCAACCGTATCGTGATCGATTCGCCCGACGCGCGCTTCGGGATCATGGCGGCAGGCAAAGCCTATCTCGACGTGCGTCAGGCGCTGGCGGACCTGGGTCTGGACGACGACGCCTGCCGACGCATCGGTATCCGCCTGTTCAAGGTGGGCTGCGTGTGGCCGCTCGACGCCCACGATGCGCGCGCGTTTGCGACCGGACTGGAAGAAATCCTGGTGGTCGAGGAGAAGCGCCAGATTCTCGAGTACGCCCTCAAGGAAGAACTGTACAACTGGCGCGACGACGTCCGCCCGCGCGTCTACGGCAAGTTCGACGAGCGCGACAACTCGGGGGGCGAGTGGTCGGTGCCGCGTGGGCAATGGCTGCTTCCGGCGCGCTACGAGCTGTCGCCGGCGATCATCGCCAAGGCCATCGCGGCGCGACTGGAGCGGGTGGGGCTGCCCGAGGACCTTCGCGCCCGCGTGTTCGCGCGTATCGATGTCATCGAGGGGAAGGAGCGCGAAGCGGCGCGGCCTCGCGTGACCGTCGAGCGCAAGCCCTGGTTCTGTTCGGGCTGTCCGCACAACACGTCCACCCGCGTGCCGGAAGGCTCGCGCGCGCTCGCCGGCATCGGTTGTCACTACATGGCGATGTGGATGGACCGGCGCACCGAGACTTTCACGCAGATGGGCGGGGAGGGCGTGAGCTGGCTCGGCCAGATGCACTTCTCGGGCGACAAGCACGTCTTCGTGAACCTCGGTGACGGCACCTATTTCCATTCGGGCCTGCTCGCCATCCGCGCGGCGATCGCCGCCAAGGCGACCCTCACTTACAAGATCCTCTACAACGACGCGGTCGCGATGACGGGGGGGCAGCCGGTCGACGGGGTGCTGACGGTGCCGCAGATCGCGCAGCAGGTGAGCGCCGAAGGTGCTAGCCGGGTCCTGATCGTGAGCGACGAGCCGGAGAAGTACGCGATGCGCGCCGGTCTGCCGGATGCGGTGACGGTGCACCATCGGGATGAGCTTGACGCGTTGCAGCTCGAGCTGCGCGAGAGTTCGGGGGTGTCGGTCCTGATCTACGATCAGACCTGCGCCACCGAGAAGCGCCGCCGCCGCAAGCGCGGCGATTACCCTGATCCGGCCCGCCGCGCATTCATCAACCCGGCAGTCTGCGAGGGTTGTGGCGACTGCTCCGTGGTCTCCAACTGCCTGTCGGTGGAGCCACTGGAAACGCCGCTAGGCACCAAGCGCAAGATCAATCAGAGCGGCTGCAACAAGGATTTCTCCTGCCTGAAGGGTTTTTGCCCGAGCTTCGTGACCGCCGAGGGCGCGCAATTGCGCAAGCCCGCAGCGCGCGAGTCGGCGCCGGTGACTGCCGCGGAGGCGCTGCCTGAACCCGCACTGCCCGGGCTGGACAAACCCTGCGGTATCGTCGTGACGGGGGTCGGCGGAACCGGGGTGGTCACGATCGGTGCGCTGTTGGGCATGGCGGCTCATCTGGAACAAAAGGGCGTCACCGTGCTCGACATGACCGGGCTCGCGCAGAAGGGCGGGGCGGTGTTGAGCCACGTGCAGATCGCGGCGACCCCGGCGGCCATTCACGCCACCCGGATCGCTACCGGCGAGGCCGACGTGCTGATCGGCTGCGACGAGATCGTCTCGGCTTCGGCCGAAGCGCTCTCCAAGGTTCGTCAGGGACGCACGCGAGCGGTGGTCAATAGCGCGCAGACCCCGGCGGCGGAGTTCCTGTCGAATCCCGACTGGAAGTTTCCGGGGGCGGCGGCCGAGGGCGACATCCGCGCCAGTGTGGGCGATGCCTGTGAATTCATCGACGCGAACGCGCTTGCACTGCGGCTGCTCGGCGACACGATCTACGCCAATCCGCTCGTGCTGGGGTTCGCGTGGCAGAAAGGCTGGATTCCGGTCGGCAAGGCGGCACTGCTGCGCGCGATCGAGCTGAATGGCGTCTCGGTCGAAAAGAACCGGCAGGCGTTCGAGTGGGGACGGCTTGCGGCACACGACGCGGGAAAACTGCCGGTGGCCGACGCTTCGGGGCGGGGTGAGGCGGTGGTGCTGGCTATGCCGGAGTCGCTGGACCGGCTGATCGAACGCCGCGTCAGGCTGCTCACCGATTATCAGAATGCCGCCTATGGCGAGCGATACCGAAAGGCCGTGGCGCGGGTGCGAGAGGCCGAGCGAGCGGTGGTCGGACAAGGCCGACTCGCCCTGACCGAGGCTGTCGCGCGCAACCTCGCGAAGCTCATGGCGTACAAGGACGAGTACGAGGTGGCGCGGTTGCACAGCGCGCCCGAATTCCTCGCCCAGTTGCGCGAACAGTTCGAGGGCGAGCTCGGCCGGGATTACCGGCTCAACTTCCACCTCGCGCCACCCCTGTTCGCGAAGCGTGGCGTTGACGGCCTGCCCCAGAAGCGCGCCTACGGTCCGTGGATGATGCGTACCTTCCGCCTGCTCTCCCGCTTCAAGGGCCTGCGTGGCACCGCCCTGGACCCCTTTGGCAGGAGCGCGGAGCGGCGCCAGGAGCGCGAACTGGTGAAGGACTATTTCGTCTTCATCGACCGCATCTGCGACGGCCTGTCGCGAGACCGGCTGGATGTCGCGATCGAGCTTGCGCGCGTCCCGGAACAGATTCGTGGCTATGGCCACGTCAAGGAACGCAGCATGGCCGGCGCGACCAAGCGTCGCGAAGAGCTGCAGGCCCGGTTCGAGGCTGGCCGGTCGGAACGGGCAGCCTGA
- a CDS encoding electron transfer flavoprotein subunit beta/FixA family protein: MKILVPVKRVLDYNVKARVKADGSGMDLANVKMAMNPFDEIAVEEAVRLKEAGIATEVVAVSCGAAVCSETLRAAMAIGADRGILVDCGELNDAELQPLAVAKLLKALCDTEAPQLVICGKQAIDDDANQTGQMLAALMGWPQATFASKLSVDGNLATVTREIDGGLETLEMTLPAVVTTDLRLNEPRYATLPNIMKAKKKPLETVKPTDLRVDVAPRLAILKVAEPSRRSAGVLVPDVATLVDKLKNEAKVI, encoded by the coding sequence ATGAAGATCCTGGTACCCGTCAAGCGCGTGCTTGACTACAACGTGAAGGCCCGCGTGAAAGCGGACGGTTCGGGCATGGACCTCGCCAACGTGAAGATGGCCATGAACCCCTTCGACGAGATCGCGGTGGAAGAGGCTGTGCGGCTGAAGGAAGCCGGCATCGCGACCGAAGTGGTGGCGGTGAGCTGCGGCGCGGCGGTGTGCTCCGAAACCCTGCGTGCGGCGATGGCAATCGGGGCCGACCGCGGCATCCTCGTCGATTGTGGTGAACTGAACGACGCCGAGCTGCAGCCGCTCGCCGTCGCCAAACTCCTGAAGGCCCTGTGCGACACGGAAGCCCCGCAGCTGGTGATCTGCGGCAAGCAGGCGATCGACGACGACGCGAACCAGACCGGCCAGATGCTCGCAGCCCTGATGGGCTGGCCGCAGGCCACCTTTGCATCGAAGCTGTCAGTGGACGGGAACCTTGCCACGGTCACGCGCGAGATCGACGGCGGCCTCGAAACCCTCGAGATGACGCTGCCCGCGGTCGTCACCACGGATTTGCGCCTCAACGAGCCGCGCTACGCGACGCTGCCCAACATCATGAAGGCGAAAAAGAAGCCGCTCGAGACCGTGAAGCCCACGGATCTGCGAGTCGATGTGGCTCCGCGTCTGGCGATCCTGAAAGTGGCCGAGCCGTCCAGGCGCAGTGCCGGCGTGCTGGTTCCGGATGTCGCGACGCTGGTCGATAAACTGAAGAACGAAGCAAAGGTGATCTGA